A region from the Triticum aestivum cultivar Chinese Spring chromosome 3D, IWGSC CS RefSeq v2.1, whole genome shotgun sequence genome encodes:
- the LOC123077392 gene encoding putative transcription factor bHLH107 — protein MKRMRVSKSWMAAPCQSPHGGNELMAYDACDPTVSGGPALVTRQASSAPPAGPLELSTTSSSTTGSGRTATEARALKVHSEAERRRRVRINAHLTALRRMIPDTKQMDKAALLGRVVDQVRHLKRRASEVAQQTPAVPPETDEVSVEFCCTGDADDDNSRLYIKASVSCDDRPDLVAGLIQALHGLRLRTLRAEVSSLGGTVQHVFTLCKEEEGSAGSAGLNSLKEAVRLALAKVASPELVCGGSPFQFQSKRQRILELHYSIMSIWMSIFWSIFLVCQI, from the exons ATGAAGAGAATGAG AGTGTCCAAGAGCTGGATGGCAGCTCCATGCCAATCTCCGCATGGAGGGAACGAGCTGATGGCATACGATGCCTGTGATCCTACAGTGAGCGGAGGTCCGGCTCTGGTAACCCGGCAGGCCAGCTCGGCGCCACCGGCTGGACCGCTAGAGCTGTCGACGACGTCCTCGTCGACGACGGGGTCGGGGAGGACCGCGACGGAGGCAAGGGCCCTGAAGGTCCACAGTGAGGCCGAGCGCCGGCGTCGGGTGAGGATCAACGCTCATCTCACGGCGCTCAGGAGGATGATCCCTGATACCAAGCAG ATGGACAAGGCCGCCTTGCTGGGCAGGGTGGTGGACCAAGTGAGGCACCTGAAGAGGAGAGCCAGCGAGGTCGCGCAGCAGACGCCGGCCGTCCCGCCGGAGACCGACGAGGTCTCCGTCGAATTCTGCTGCACCGGGGACGCCGACGACGACAACAGCCGCCTATACATTAAGGCGTCTGTCAGCTGCGACGACCGCCCGGACCTCGTCGCCGGGCTCATCCAGGCGCTCCATGGCCTGAGACTTAGGACACTAAGAGCGGAGGTGTCCTCCCTGGGAGGAACGGTGCAGCATGTCTTCACACTCTGCAAGGAGGAGGAAGGCAGTGCAGGGAGTGCTGGACTGAATTCCCTGAAGGAGGCTGTGAGGCTGGCTCTGGCCAAGGTTGCTTCACCAGAGCTGGTGTGTGGCGGCAGTCCGTTCCAGTTTCAGAGCAAGCGGCAGAGGATTCTCGAGTTGCATTATTCAATCATGTCCATATGGATGAGTATTTTCTGGAGTATATTTTTAGTGTGCCAGATTTGA